A genomic segment from Chitinophaga niabensis encodes:
- a CDS encoding pyridoxal phosphate-dependent aminotransferase: MQPSVAKRLQHTEEYYFSRKLREIDEMNKAGANVINLGIGSPDLPPHPSVVAALNEHAAKPNTHAYQGYKGIPALRQAMANWYGRFYNVPLNPDTEVLPLIGSKEGIMHICMTFLQEGDEALIPDPGYPTYRSAVQLSGATPVTYALEDKNNWQPDLAALEARDLSKVKLMWVNYPHMPTGAEAREGTFTALVAFAKKHNILLCHDNPYSFILNDKPASLMATPGAMDVALELNSLSKSGNMAGWRIGMLVGKAEILNEVLRFKSNMDSGMFQPVQMAAVAALELGPEWYADLNTIYSGRRKKVFELLNLLGASFDPAQVGMFVWAKIPAGYKDGFAVSDEVLQKAHVFITPGGIFGANGNGYIRVSLCRDEQVFAEAIERVKQTIREPQTAKI, encoded by the coding sequence ATGCAACCATCCGTAGCTAAAAGATTGCAACACACCGAGGAATACTACTTTTCACGGAAGCTCCGCGAGATCGATGAGATGAATAAAGCGGGGGCCAACGTGATCAACCTTGGTATCGGAAGTCCTGATCTTCCGCCGCATCCGTCTGTGGTAGCCGCTCTGAATGAGCATGCCGCTAAACCTAACACGCATGCTTACCAGGGATATAAAGGTATCCCGGCATTAAGGCAGGCCATGGCTAACTGGTACGGCAGGTTCTACAACGTTCCCCTCAACCCGGATACTGAGGTATTACCACTGATCGGTTCCAAAGAAGGTATCATGCATATCTGTATGACCTTTCTGCAGGAAGGAGATGAAGCCCTGATCCCAGATCCCGGATATCCCACCTACCGTTCCGCAGTTCAATTGAGTGGCGCTACGCCGGTTACCTATGCTTTGGAAGATAAGAATAACTGGCAGCCGGACCTCGCAGCACTGGAAGCACGGGACCTCAGTAAAGTGAAACTGATGTGGGTGAACTACCCGCACATGCCTACCGGCGCAGAAGCCAGGGAAGGTACTTTCACTGCATTGGTAGCTTTTGCAAAAAAACATAACATCCTGCTTTGCCACGATAATCCATACAGCTTCATCCTGAACGATAAACCCGCCAGCCTCATGGCTACACCGGGTGCCATGGATGTAGCACTGGAACTGAACTCCCTCAGCAAAAGCGGCAATATGGCCGGTTGGCGTATAGGCATGCTGGTGGGGAAGGCGGAGATCCTGAATGAAGTATTGCGCTTTAAAAGCAATATGGACTCCGGTATGTTCCAGCCTGTACAGATGGCTGCTGTGGCCGCATTGGAATTAGGCCCTGAATGGTATGCTGATTTAAATACCATCTATAGCGGCCGCCGCAAAAAGGTATTTGAACTGCTGAACCTCCTGGGGGCCAGCTTCGATCCTGCACAGGTAGGTATGTTCGTATGGGCAAAGATCCCTGCCGGTTACAAAGATGGTTTTGCCGTAAGTGATGAAGTACTGCAGAAAGCACATGTATTCATTACCCCCGGCGGTATCTTCGGCGCTAACGGCAATGGCTATATAAGAGTAAGCCTCTGCAGGGATGAACAGGTATTTGCCGAAGCCATTGAACGTGTAAAACAAACTATACGGGAACCCCAAACTGCTAAAATATGA
- a CDS encoding prephenate dehydratase: MHIAIQGFEGSFHQVAARNYFGKQISIEACSSFSELVRKVKQGNVVDAGLMAIENSIAGSILPNYSLLKNSGLHIVGEVYLQINQHLMVLPGQTIDDVKEVHSHPMALLQCTDFLEKYPHIKLVETEDTALSAKHVRQKKLKATAAIAGKLAAEIFELDIIAPNIHTAKNNYTRFLAISKDGVEAPADANKSSVYFQTSHERGSLAKVLARVAAEGINLSKIQSFPIPAKEWNYYFHADMEFDSLEHFNQALKEITPLTEHLKVLGIYKKGNTHA; this comes from the coding sequence ATGCACATAGCTATTCAGGGTTTTGAAGGAAGTTTTCACCAGGTTGCCGCAAGGAATTATTTCGGTAAACAGATCTCTATTGAAGCTTGCAGCTCCTTTTCCGAACTGGTACGGAAAGTGAAGCAGGGAAACGTGGTGGACGCAGGGCTGATGGCCATTGAAAATTCCATCGCCGGCAGCATCCTTCCCAATTACAGCCTGCTGAAGAACTCCGGCCTCCATATAGTAGGAGAGGTATACCTGCAGATCAATCAGCACCTGATGGTTTTGCCCGGCCAAACGATCGATGACGTGAAAGAAGTACATTCGCATCCGATGGCTTTGCTGCAATGCACGGACTTCCTGGAAAAATACCCCCACATTAAACTGGTGGAAACAGAAGATACCGCGCTGAGCGCAAAACATGTACGCCAGAAGAAACTGAAGGCTACCGCCGCTATTGCAGGTAAACTGGCTGCTGAGATCTTTGAGCTGGATATCATTGCACCAAATATCCATACGGCTAAGAATAACTATACCCGCTTCCTGGCCATTTCAAAAGATGGGGTAGAAGCACCTGCGGATGCAAACAAATCTTCCGTATATTTCCAAACTTCTCACGAGCGGGGAAGTCTTGCAAAGGTGCTGGCAAGAGTAGCGGCTGAAGGTATCAATCTGAGCAAGATCCAGAGTTTTCCTATACCGGCTAAAGAGTGGAATTATTATTTTCATGCAGACATGGAATTTGATTCACTGGAACACTTTAACCAGGCGCTCAAAGAGATCACACCGCTCACAGAACACCTCAAGGTGTTGGGCATTTACAAAAAAGGTAACACGCACGCCTAG
- a CDS encoding RNA polymerase sigma factor, producing MNNLLNIERDQELLQGLAMNDDKSLETIYLDNFPMVAKMILQNNGSEDDAKDIFQEAMIVLYEKVQEGNFILSSRLKTFLYAVCRRLWLKKLQGNALNGPIYEELEETTPAEETLEAQEEKDLLFSKMEASMEKIGEPCKTILEDYYIHRKSMLEIADRFGYTNAENAKNQKYKCLMRLKKLFFAQNK from the coding sequence GTGAATAATCTTTTGAACATAGAACGGGATCAGGAATTGCTGCAAGGGCTCGCCATGAATGACGACAAGTCGCTGGAAACCATCTATTTAGATAATTTCCCCATGGTAGCTAAAATGATCTTGCAGAATAACGGATCAGAGGACGACGCCAAGGATATCTTCCAGGAAGCGATGATTGTGTTATATGAAAAGGTGCAGGAGGGGAATTTCATCCTTTCTTCCCGCTTAAAAACTTTCCTGTATGCTGTTTGCCGCCGCTTATGGCTCAAAAAGTTACAGGGAAACGCTTTAAACGGGCCTATTTATGAGGAATTGGAAGAAACTACTCCCGCAGAGGAGACCCTGGAAGCGCAGGAAGAGAAAGACCTCCTTTTTAGCAAGATGGAAGCATCTATGGAAAAGATAGGGGAACCTTGCAAAACCATCCTCGAAGATTATTACATCCATCGTAAGAGCATGCTGGAAATTGCGGACCGCTTCGGTTATACCAATGCGGAAAATGCCAAAAACCAGAAATATAAATGCCTGATGCGCCTGAAGAAATTATTCTTTGCTCAAAATAAATAA
- a CDS encoding S1C family serine protease — translation MSTPEREAFDVLRRSDSNIDRQVTEHQLLLQQFRANGQRKALLRKMEAIHAQMPAIPVAQPATPVVKMRSKRTWLNLAAAACIALLTSLGTIAVMQKAAKNSSTAQYEDVRRVLNNIQRSQNALNRDINIIKKAPLNPGTYGGTCFAISRNGYMVTNYHVIAGADSIYIQNNKGEAFKAVSVFEDVSSDLAVLRIADSGFRSPSLPYSLKQQPIRPGEEVFTMGFPRDEIVYGKGYISAQTGFNGDTLAYQVSIQVNPGNSGAPLLDNNGEVIGIITGKQSTSDGIAFAVKSGHLKRLLDELPKERFSRKDLKGNQLNGLNRVEQLKKLEEFVYMVKVYN, via the coding sequence ATGAGCACCCCCGAAAGGGAGGCGTTCGACGTCCTCCGTCGTAGCGATTCCAATATAGACCGGCAGGTGACCGAACATCAACTGCTGTTACAACAGTTCAGGGCCAATGGCCAGCGGAAAGCCCTCCTTCGTAAGATGGAAGCTATTCACGCCCAAATGCCTGCCATTCCGGTTGCACAGCCGGCAACACCTGTTGTTAAAATGCGCAGCAAGCGCACCTGGCTCAACCTGGCTGCCGCAGCCTGCATTGCCCTCCTCACTTCCCTTGGTACTATTGCTGTTATGCAAAAAGCCGCCAAGAACTCCTCTACTGCCCAGTATGAAGATGTAAGAAGGGTATTGAACAATATCCAGCGTTCCCAGAATGCCCTCAACCGCGATATCAATATTATTAAGAAGGCTCCTCTTAACCCGGGTACTTATGGCGGCACCTGCTTTGCCATCTCCCGGAACGGCTATATGGTTACCAATTATCATGTAATTGCCGGAGCGGACTCCATTTATATACAGAATAATAAAGGCGAAGCATTCAAAGCTGTCAGCGTATTCGAAGATGTATCCAGCGATCTGGCCGTTCTCCGTATTGCTGATTCCGGCTTCCGTTCACCTTCTTTACCTTACTCCCTGAAACAACAACCTATCCGCCCCGGGGAAGAAGTATTCACCATGGGTTTCCCACGGGACGAGATCGTTTACGGAAAGGGATATATCAGCGCACAAACCGGTTTTAACGGAGATACCCTGGCCTACCAGGTATCTATCCAGGTAAATCCGGGCAACAGCGGTGCTCCCCTGTTGGATAATAATGGAGAAGTGATCGGTATCATTACAGGTAAACAATCTACGTCAGACGGTATTGCCTTTGCAGTTAAATCAGGTCACCTGAAACGTTTACTGGATGAATTACCGAAAGAGCGGTTCTCCCGTAAAGATCTGAAAGGGAATCAGCTGAACGGCCTCAACCGTGTAGAGCAGTTGAAAAAACTGGAAGAGTTTGTGTATATGGTGAAGGTGTATAACTAA
- a CDS encoding carboxypeptidase-like regulatory domain-containing protein, with amino-acid sequence MKSCRLFLVPIVACLIAGGFAGKALAQSETPVLVRGQITDPIKKTVLYPATVRNKNTNAKAFSDNGGYYRISASKGDVIIVSFIGYVSDSFTVTNYAGTQVNDVRMREQERFLPSVEVSGKWSPYQLDSLARAEEFRPFLETENRSLVDKSKRGPGQGGFGVVFSPFSRYSQKEKDLRKFKKLYDEYNRQSYVDYRYSKAFVTKVTGLVGDSLLQFIYKYTPSHDLLRTMTNETLIYWTAERAKLWRRDPKATLKEDQ; translated from the coding sequence ATGAAATCCTGTAGACTGTTCCTCGTCCCGATAGTAGCCTGCCTCATAGCAGGAGGTTTTGCTGGCAAAGCCCTCGCGCAATCTGAAACACCCGTACTGGTGCGCGGCCAGATCACTGATCCGATAAAAAAAACGGTTTTATACCCGGCCACCGTTCGTAATAAGAATACGAACGCAAAAGCCTTTTCTGACAATGGCGGATATTACCGCATCAGTGCCAGTAAAGGGGATGTTATTATTGTATCCTTTATTGGTTATGTATCCGATAGTTTTACGGTAACCAATTATGCAGGTACGCAGGTGAATGATGTACGCATGCGCGAGCAGGAGCGTTTTCTGCCAAGTGTGGAAGTATCCGGGAAATGGAGTCCTTACCAGCTGGACTCTCTGGCCCGTGCTGAAGAATTCAGGCCTTTCCTGGAAACTGAGAACCGCAGCCTGGTAGATAAATCCAAAAGAGGCCCCGGACAGGGAGGATTTGGTGTCGTTTTTAGCCCCTTCTCCCGGTATTCCCAAAAGGAGAAAGATCTCCGCAAATTCAAGAAACTGTACGATGAATATAACAGGCAATCCTATGTGGATTACCGTTATTCCAAAGCCTTTGTGACCAAAGTAACGGGCCTGGTGGGAGATTCCCTGCTGCAGTTCATCTACAAATACACTCCTTCGCACGACCTGTTACGGACCATGACCAATGAAACATTGATCTACTGGACAGCGGAGCGGGCCAAATTATGGAGAAGGGATCCAAAGGCTACTTTAAAGGAAGATCAATAG
- a CDS encoding CsbD family protein, translating into MDILMIKDRWNEIKQKLKNMFADLSDTDLFYEQGKDDRLIGQIQIKLGKSRDEVINLIRSL; encoded by the coding sequence ATGGACATCCTAATGATCAAGGATAGGTGGAATGAGATCAAACAGAAACTGAAAAATATGTTTGCTGACCTTTCTGACACAGACCTGTTCTATGAGCAAGGCAAAGATGACCGGCTCATCGGCCAGATCCAGATCAAACTGGGTAAATCTCGGGATGAGGTGATCAATCTCATCCGTTCCTTGTAA
- a CDS encoding aldose 1-epimerase translates to MSFSTARLQQNGFYIIELKSDAGTSVQIIPSYGALLHAFEFMHKGQKTNLIDSYRNSDEMKAQVAGSFKSVKLSPFACRIKDAQYSWEQKDYTVSKSPIHGLLYDQVFEIITEEATPEYASVSLQHKYKGTDPGYPFAYTCDVQYRLLSGNALEVTTTITNDHTAPIPMMDGWHPYFSTGTPVDQLELQFHSKEIVEFNEQLIPTGKVLPYTAFSQAKSMEGISLDNSFVLDFGQPSPLCTLHDPLKGISIEFYPEKSYPILQIYTPPHRKSIAVENLTGAPNAFNNGIGLVTIPAGQSACFTTTTKIKA, encoded by the coding sequence ATGAGTTTTAGTACAGCACGCCTCCAGCAGAACGGTTTTTACATTATTGAGTTAAAAAGCGATGCTGGTACCAGCGTACAGATCATCCCTTCCTATGGCGCGCTTTTGCATGCATTTGAATTCATGCACAAAGGGCAGAAGACCAACCTTATCGACAGTTACAGGAACAGCGATGAAATGAAGGCGCAGGTAGCCGGTAGTTTCAAAAGCGTGAAACTAAGTCCGTTTGCCTGCCGCATTAAAGATGCGCAATACAGCTGGGAACAGAAAGATTACACCGTCAGCAAATCACCTATTCACGGTTTGCTGTACGACCAGGTCTTTGAAATCATAACGGAAGAAGCTACCCCGGAGTATGCAAGTGTTTCACTGCAGCACAAATACAAAGGTACCGATCCCGGTTACCCCTTTGCATATACCTGCGATGTACAGTATCGCCTGCTCAGTGGCAATGCTTTGGAAGTGACCACTACCATCACCAATGACCATACGGCGCCCATCCCGATGATGGATGGCTGGCATCCGTATTTTTCTACCGGCACGCCTGTGGATCAGCTGGAATTGCAATTCCATTCCAAAGAGATCGTGGAATTCAACGAACAATTGATCCCCACCGGCAAAGTATTGCCTTATACAGCATTTAGCCAGGCAAAAAGTATGGAGGGCATAAGCCTGGATAATTCTTTCGTGCTGGATTTCGGGCAACCGTCACCGTTATGCACCCTGCATGATCCCCTGAAAGGTATCAGTATCGAATTCTATCCGGAAAAGAGTTATCCCATCCTGCAGATCTATACGCCGCCGCATCGTAAAAGCATTGCGGTGGAAAATCTTACAGGTGCTCCAAATGCCTTTAATAATGGCATCGGTCTTGTTACCATTCCCGCCGGGCAATCTGCCTGTTTTACCACTACTACTAAGATAAAAGCATAG